A window of the Bos indicus x Bos taurus breed Angus x Brahman F1 hybrid chromosome X, Bos_hybrid_MaternalHap_v2.0, whole genome shotgun sequence genome harbors these coding sequences:
- the DDX3X gene encoding ATP-dependent RNA helicase DDX3X isoform X3: MSHVAVENALGLDQQFAGLDLNSSDNQSGGSTASRRYIPPHLRNREATKGFYDKDSSGWSSSKDKDAYSSFGSRSDSRGKSSFFSDRGSGSRGRFDDRGRGDYDGIGGRGDRGGFGKYERGNSRWCDKSDEDDWSKPLPPSERLEQELFSGGNTGINFEKYDDIPVEATGNNCPPHIESFSDVEMGEIIMGNIELTRYTRPTPVQKHAIPIIKEKRDLMACAQTGSGKTAAFLLPILSQIYSDGPGEALRAMKENGRYGRRKQYPISLVLAPTRELAVQIYEEARKFSYRSRVRPCVVYGGADIGQQIRDLERGCHLLVATPGRLVDMMERGKIGLDFCKYLVLDEADRMLDMGFEPQIRRIVEQDTMPPKGVRHTMMFSATFPKEIQMLARDFLDEYIFLAVGRVGSTSENITQKVVWVEESDKRSFLLDLLNATGKDSLTLVFVETKKGADSLEDFLYHEGYACTSIHGDRSQRDREEALHQFRSGKSPILVATAVAARGLDISNVKHVINFDLPSDIEEYVHRIGRTGRVGNLGLATSFFNERNINITKDLLDLLVEAKQEVPSWLENMAYEHHYKGSSRGRSKSSRFSGGFGARDYRQSSGGSSSSFSSSRASSSRSGGGGHGSSRGFGGGGYGSFYNSDGYGGNYNSQGVDWWGN, translated from the exons gattctATGATAAAGACAGTTCAGGGTGGAGTTCTAGTAAAGATAAGGATGCATACAGCAGTTTTGGTTCCCGTAGTGATTCAAGAGGAAAGTCTAGTTTCTTCAGTGATCGTGGAAGTGGATCAAGGGGAAG GTTTGATGATCGTGGACGAGGTGACTATGATGGCATTGGCGGCCGTGGTGACAGAGGTGGTTTTGGCAAATACGAACGTGGAAATAGCCGCTGGTGTGACAAATCAGATGAAGATGATTGGTCAAAACCACTCCCACCAAGTGAACGCTTGGAACA AGAACTCTTTTCTGGAGGCAACACTGGGATTAACTTTGAAAAATATGATGACATTCCAGTTGAGGCAACAGGCAACAACTGTCCTCCACACATTGAAAGT TTCAGTGATGTTGAGATGGGAGAAATTATTATGGGAAACATTGAGCTTACTCGTTACACTCGCCCAACTCCAGTGCAAAAGCATGCTATTCCTATTatcaaagagaagagagactTGATGGCCTGTGCCCAAACAG ggtcTGGAAAAACTGCAGCATTTCTCTTGCCCATCTTGAGTCAGATTTATTCTGATGGTCCCGGTGAGGCTCTGAGGGCCATGAAG GAAAATGGAAGATATGGGCGCCGCAAACAATACCCAATCTCTTTGGTGTTAGCACCAACTAGAGAATTGGCCGTACAGATCTATGAGGAAGCCAGGAAA ttttcatACCGATCTAGAGTTCGTCCTTGTGTGGTTTATGGTGGTGCTGATATTGGTCAGCAAATTCGAGACTTAGAACGTGGATGCCATTTATTAGTTGCGACTCCAGGACGTCTAGTGGATATGATGGAAAGAGGAAAAATTGGATTAGACTTCTGCAa GTACTTGGTGTTAGATGAAGCCGATCGGATGTTGGATATGGGGTTTGAACCTCAGATACGTAGAATCGTTGAACAAGATACTATGCCACCAAAGGGAGTTCGCCACACTATGATGTTTAGTGCTACTTTCCCTAAGGAAATACAG atgctTGCTCGTGACTTCTTGGATGAATATATCTTTTTGGCCGTAGGAAGAGTTGGCTCTACCTCTGAGAACATAACACAGAAAGTAGTTtgggttgaagagtcagacaaacGGTCATTTCTGCTTGATCTTCTAAATGCAACAG GCAAAGATTCACTGACCTTAGTGTTTGTGGAGACCAAAAAGGGTGCAGATTCTCTGGAGGATTTCTTATACCATGAAGGATATGCTTGTACCAGTATCCATGGAGACCGATCTCAGAGAGATAGAGAAGAGGCCCTTCACCAGTTCCGCTCAGGAAAAAGCCCAATTCTCGTGGCTACAGCA gtAGCAGCAAGAGGACTGGACATATCAAATGTGAAACATGTTATCAATTTTGACTTGCCAAGTGATATTGAAGAATATGTACATCGCATTGGCCGTACAGGACGTGTGGGAAACCTTG GCCTTGCCACCTCATTCTTTAATGAGAGGAACATAAATATTACCAAGGATTTGTTGGATCTTCTTGTTGAAGCTAAACAGGAAGTGCCATCTTGGTTAGAAAACATGGCTTATGAACACCACTACAAGGGTAGCAGTCGTGGACGATCCAAAAG TAGTAGATTCAGTGGAGGATTTGGTGCCAGAGACTATCGACAGAGTAGTGGTGGCAGCagttccagcttcagcagcagCCGCGCCAGCAGCAGCCGCAGTGGTGGAGGTGGCCATGGAAGCAGCAGAGGGTTTGGTGGAG GTGGCTATGGAAGCTTTTACAACAGTGATGGATATGGAGGAAATTATAACTCCCAGGGGGTTGACTGGTGGGGTAACTGA
- the DDX3X gene encoding ATP-dependent RNA helicase DDX3X isoform X1, whose amino-acid sequence MSHVAVENALGLDQQFAGLDLNSSDNQSGGSTASKGRYIPPHLRNREATKGFYDKDSSGWSSSKDKDAYSSFGSRSDSRGKSSFFSDRGSGSRGRFDDRGRGDYDGIGGRGDRGGFGKYERGNSRWCDKSDEDDWSKPLPPSERLEQELFSGGNTGINFEKYDDIPVEATGNNCPPHIESFSDVEMGEIIMGNIELTRYTRPTPVQKHAIPIIKEKRDLMACAQTGSGKTAAFLLPILSQIYSDGPGEALRAMKENGRYGRRKQYPISLVLAPTRELAVQIYEEARKFSYRSRVRPCVVYGGADIGQQIRDLERGCHLLVATPGRLVDMMERGKIGLDFCKYLVLDEADRMLDMGFEPQIRRIVEQDTMPPKGVRHTMMFSATFPKEIQMLARDFLDEYIFLAVGRVGSTSENITQKVVWVEESDKRSFLLDLLNATGKDSLTLVFVETKKGADSLEDFLYHEGYACTSIHGDRSQRDREEALHQFRSGKSPILVATAVAARGLDISNVKHVINFDLPSDIEEYVHRIGRTGRVGNLGLATSFFNERNINITKDLLDLLVEAKQEVPSWLENMAYEHHYKGSSRGRSKSSRFSGGFGARDYRQSSGGSSSSFSSSRASSSRSGGGGHGSSRGFGGGGYGSFYNSDGYGGNYNSQGVDWWGN is encoded by the exons gattctATGATAAAGACAGTTCAGGGTGGAGTTCTAGTAAAGATAAGGATGCATACAGCAGTTTTGGTTCCCGTAGTGATTCAAGAGGAAAGTCTAGTTTCTTCAGTGATCGTGGAAGTGGATCAAGGGGAAG GTTTGATGATCGTGGACGAGGTGACTATGATGGCATTGGCGGCCGTGGTGACAGAGGTGGTTTTGGCAAATACGAACGTGGAAATAGCCGCTGGTGTGACAAATCAGATGAAGATGATTGGTCAAAACCACTCCCACCAAGTGAACGCTTGGAACA AGAACTCTTTTCTGGAGGCAACACTGGGATTAACTTTGAAAAATATGATGACATTCCAGTTGAGGCAACAGGCAACAACTGTCCTCCACACATTGAAAGT TTCAGTGATGTTGAGATGGGAGAAATTATTATGGGAAACATTGAGCTTACTCGTTACACTCGCCCAACTCCAGTGCAAAAGCATGCTATTCCTATTatcaaagagaagagagactTGATGGCCTGTGCCCAAACAG ggtcTGGAAAAACTGCAGCATTTCTCTTGCCCATCTTGAGTCAGATTTATTCTGATGGTCCCGGTGAGGCTCTGAGGGCCATGAAG GAAAATGGAAGATATGGGCGCCGCAAACAATACCCAATCTCTTTGGTGTTAGCACCAACTAGAGAATTGGCCGTACAGATCTATGAGGAAGCCAGGAAA ttttcatACCGATCTAGAGTTCGTCCTTGTGTGGTTTATGGTGGTGCTGATATTGGTCAGCAAATTCGAGACTTAGAACGTGGATGCCATTTATTAGTTGCGACTCCAGGACGTCTAGTGGATATGATGGAAAGAGGAAAAATTGGATTAGACTTCTGCAa GTACTTGGTGTTAGATGAAGCCGATCGGATGTTGGATATGGGGTTTGAACCTCAGATACGTAGAATCGTTGAACAAGATACTATGCCACCAAAGGGAGTTCGCCACACTATGATGTTTAGTGCTACTTTCCCTAAGGAAATACAG atgctTGCTCGTGACTTCTTGGATGAATATATCTTTTTGGCCGTAGGAAGAGTTGGCTCTACCTCTGAGAACATAACACAGAAAGTAGTTtgggttgaagagtcagacaaacGGTCATTTCTGCTTGATCTTCTAAATGCAACAG GCAAAGATTCACTGACCTTAGTGTTTGTGGAGACCAAAAAGGGTGCAGATTCTCTGGAGGATTTCTTATACCATGAAGGATATGCTTGTACCAGTATCCATGGAGACCGATCTCAGAGAGATAGAGAAGAGGCCCTTCACCAGTTCCGCTCAGGAAAAAGCCCAATTCTCGTGGCTACAGCA gtAGCAGCAAGAGGACTGGACATATCAAATGTGAAACATGTTATCAATTTTGACTTGCCAAGTGATATTGAAGAATATGTACATCGCATTGGCCGTACAGGACGTGTGGGAAACCTTG GCCTTGCCACCTCATTCTTTAATGAGAGGAACATAAATATTACCAAGGATTTGTTGGATCTTCTTGTTGAAGCTAAACAGGAAGTGCCATCTTGGTTAGAAAACATGGCTTATGAACACCACTACAAGGGTAGCAGTCGTGGACGATCCAAAAG TAGTAGATTCAGTGGAGGATTTGGTGCCAGAGACTATCGACAGAGTAGTGGTGGCAGCagttccagcttcagcagcagCCGCGCCAGCAGCAGCCGCAGTGGTGGAGGTGGCCATGGAAGCAGCAGAGGGTTTGGTGGAG GTGGCTATGGAAGCTTTTACAACAGTGATGGATATGGAGGAAATTATAACTCCCAGGGGGTTGACTGGTGGGGTAACTGA
- the DDX3X gene encoding ATP-dependent RNA helicase DDX3X isoform X2: MSHVAVENALGLDQQFAGLDLNSSDNQSGGSTASKGRYIPPHLRNREATKGFYDKDSSGWSSSKDKDAYSSFGSRSDSRGKSSFFSDRGSGSRGRFDDRGRGDYDGIGGRGDRGGFGKYERGNSRWCDKSDEDDWSKPLPPSERLEQELFSGGNTGINFEKYDDIPVEATGNNCPPHIESFSDVEMGEIIMGNIELTRYTRPTPVQKHAIPIIKEKRDLMACAQTGSGKTAAFLLPILSQIYSDGPGEALRAMKENGRYGRRKQYPISLVLAPTRELAVQIYEEARKFSYRSRVRPCVVYGGADIGQQIRDLERGCHLLVATPGRLVDMMERGKIGLDFCKYLVLDEADRMLDMGFEPQIRRIVEQDTMPPKGVRHTMMFSATFPKEIQMLARDFLDEYIFLAVGRVGSTSENITQKVVWVEESDKRSFLLDLLNATGKDSLTLVFVETKKGADSLEDFLYHEGYACTSIHGDRSQRDREEALHQFRSGKSPILVATAVAARGLDISNVKHVINFDLPSDIEEYVHRIGRTGRVGNLGLATSFFNERNINITKDLLDLLVEAKQEVPSWLENMAYEHHYKGSSRGRSKSRFSGGFGARDYRQSSGGSSSSFSSSRASSSRSGGGGHGSSRGFGGGGYGSFYNSDGYGGNYNSQGVDWWGN, translated from the exons gattctATGATAAAGACAGTTCAGGGTGGAGTTCTAGTAAAGATAAGGATGCATACAGCAGTTTTGGTTCCCGTAGTGATTCAAGAGGAAAGTCTAGTTTCTTCAGTGATCGTGGAAGTGGATCAAGGGGAAG GTTTGATGATCGTGGACGAGGTGACTATGATGGCATTGGCGGCCGTGGTGACAGAGGTGGTTTTGGCAAATACGAACGTGGAAATAGCCGCTGGTGTGACAAATCAGATGAAGATGATTGGTCAAAACCACTCCCACCAAGTGAACGCTTGGAACA AGAACTCTTTTCTGGAGGCAACACTGGGATTAACTTTGAAAAATATGATGACATTCCAGTTGAGGCAACAGGCAACAACTGTCCTCCACACATTGAAAGT TTCAGTGATGTTGAGATGGGAGAAATTATTATGGGAAACATTGAGCTTACTCGTTACACTCGCCCAACTCCAGTGCAAAAGCATGCTATTCCTATTatcaaagagaagagagactTGATGGCCTGTGCCCAAACAG ggtcTGGAAAAACTGCAGCATTTCTCTTGCCCATCTTGAGTCAGATTTATTCTGATGGTCCCGGTGAGGCTCTGAGGGCCATGAAG GAAAATGGAAGATATGGGCGCCGCAAACAATACCCAATCTCTTTGGTGTTAGCACCAACTAGAGAATTGGCCGTACAGATCTATGAGGAAGCCAGGAAA ttttcatACCGATCTAGAGTTCGTCCTTGTGTGGTTTATGGTGGTGCTGATATTGGTCAGCAAATTCGAGACTTAGAACGTGGATGCCATTTATTAGTTGCGACTCCAGGACGTCTAGTGGATATGATGGAAAGAGGAAAAATTGGATTAGACTTCTGCAa GTACTTGGTGTTAGATGAAGCCGATCGGATGTTGGATATGGGGTTTGAACCTCAGATACGTAGAATCGTTGAACAAGATACTATGCCACCAAAGGGAGTTCGCCACACTATGATGTTTAGTGCTACTTTCCCTAAGGAAATACAG atgctTGCTCGTGACTTCTTGGATGAATATATCTTTTTGGCCGTAGGAAGAGTTGGCTCTACCTCTGAGAACATAACACAGAAAGTAGTTtgggttgaagagtcagacaaacGGTCATTTCTGCTTGATCTTCTAAATGCAACAG GCAAAGATTCACTGACCTTAGTGTTTGTGGAGACCAAAAAGGGTGCAGATTCTCTGGAGGATTTCTTATACCATGAAGGATATGCTTGTACCAGTATCCATGGAGACCGATCTCAGAGAGATAGAGAAGAGGCCCTTCACCAGTTCCGCTCAGGAAAAAGCCCAATTCTCGTGGCTACAGCA gtAGCAGCAAGAGGACTGGACATATCAAATGTGAAACATGTTATCAATTTTGACTTGCCAAGTGATATTGAAGAATATGTACATCGCATTGGCCGTACAGGACGTGTGGGAAACCTTG GCCTTGCCACCTCATTCTTTAATGAGAGGAACATAAATATTACCAAGGATTTGTTGGATCTTCTTGTTGAAGCTAAACAGGAAGTGCCATCTTGGTTAGAAAACATGGCTTATGAACACCACTACAAGGGTAGCAGTCGTGGACGATCCAAAAG TAGATTCAGTGGAGGATTTGGTGCCAGAGACTATCGACAGAGTAGTGGTGGCAGCagttccagcttcagcagcagCCGCGCCAGCAGCAGCCGCAGTGGTGGAGGTGGCCATGGAAGCAGCAGAGGGTTTGGTGGAG GTGGCTATGGAAGCTTTTACAACAGTGATGGATATGGAGGAAATTATAACTCCCAGGGGGTTGACTGGTGGGGTAACTGA